A genome region from Arachis duranensis cultivar V14167 chromosome 6, aradu.V14167.gnm2.J7QH, whole genome shotgun sequence includes the following:
- the LOC107492339 gene encoding S-adenosylmethionine synthase 1: MATETFLFTSESVNEGHPDKLCDQVSDAVLDACLQQDPDSKVACETCTKTNMVMVFGEITTKANVDYEKIVRDTCRNIGFVSDDVGLDADKCKVLVNIEQQSPDIAQGVHGHFTKRPEEVGAGDQGHMFGYATDETPELMPLSHVLATKLGARLTEVRKNGTCAWLRPDGKTQVTVEYYNDNGAMVPVRVHTVLISTQHDETVTNDQIAADLKEHVIKPVIPEKYLDDRTIFHLNPSGRFVIGGPHGDAGLTGRKIIIDTYGGWGAHGGGAFSGKDPTKVDRSGAYIVRQAAKSIVASGLARRCLVQVSYAIGVPEPLSVFVESYGTGKIPDKEILQIVKENFDFRPGMITINLDLKRGGNRFLKTAAYGHFGRDDADFTWEIVKPLKWDKPQA, translated from the coding sequence ATGGCCACCGAGACCTTCCTTTTTACTTCCGAATCTGTCAACGAGGGTCACCCTGACAAGCTCTGCGACCAGGTCTCTGATGCAGTTCTCGATGCCTGCCTCCAGCAGGATCCCGATAGTAAGGTTGCCTGTGAGACCTGCACCAAGACCAACATGGTCATGGTGTTTGGAGAAATAACAACCAAGGCCAATGTAGACTATGAGAAGATTGTCCGTGACACTTGCCGCAACATTGGATTTGTCTCTGATGATGTCGGTCTTGATGCTGACAAATGCAAGGTCTTGGTCAACATTGAGCAGCAGAGCCCCGATATTGCACAGGGTGTCCATGGCCACTTTACCAAGCGCCCAGAGGAGGTTGGTGCTGGTGACCAGGGTCACATGTTTGGTTATGCTACTGATGAAACCCCGGAACTCATGCCTCTCAGCCATGTCCTTGCAACAAAACTTGGCGCCCGCCTCACCGAGGTTAGGAAGAATGGTACATGTGCTTGGCTGAGACCAGATGGTAAGACTCAAGTAACTGTTGAGTACTACAATGACAATGGTGCCATGGTCCCAGTTCGCGTCCACACTGTCCTTATTTCCACCCAGCATGATGAGACTGTTACCAATGACCAAATTGCTGCTGATCTTAAGGAGCATGTTATCAAGCCTGTCATTCCTGAGAAGTACCTTGATGACAGGACCATCTTCCACCTTAACCCTTCTGGCCGCTTTGTCATTGGTGGCCCTCATGGTGATGCCGGTCTCACTGGAAGAAAGATCATCATTGATACTTATGGTGGCTGGGGTGCTCATGGTGGTGGTGCTTTctctggaaaggaccctaccaagGTCGACAGAAGCGGTGCCTATATCGTAAGGCAGGCAGCAAAGAGTATTGTGGCTAGCGGTCTTGCCCGCAGGTGTCTTGTTCAGGTTTCCTATGCCATTGGTGTCCCTGAGCCCTTGTCAGTCTTTGTTGAATCTTATGGAACTGGGAAGATCCCTGACAAGGAGATCCTTCAAATTGTGAAGGAGAACTTCGACTTCAGGCCCGGAATGATCACCATTAACTTGGACCTCAAGAGGGGTGGCAACAGGTTCTTGAAGACAGCTGCTTATGGACACTTCGGAAGGGATGACGCAGATTTCACCTGGGAAATTGTTAAGCCACTCAAGTGGGACAAGCCTCAGGCATGA